AATCCAAATGGGGTTGTGGGACAAAATACATTCACTGTTGGTGGATttagaaattggaaaaaaaattgggggcAAAGATTGTTATTTTCAAGGTCATGTAGGAAAATATCCTAACTCAACTCATAGAGTTGCCGAGCAAATGTGTAAGGATTTGATGAACCAATGGCAACATTTACAAAGGGTAGATGATCATTTCACtactaaaaaaattgcaaataatcAGTTGCAACTGAAAGCCTCAGTTTTTATTGTCCTATATCTTACCTTTCAAGCTGTAGCTTTTAGAGGTCAAGATGAAAGTTTTCGTTCATTAAATCGTGGGAACTTTCTTGAATCATTGGGTATTGTGACTTTTTGGAATGAGAAGGTTGctgaaataatagaaaaagctCCCAAAAATGCAACCTACACATCACCTAGGATTCAAAAGGAAACTCTACATGTTTTCTCAACCAAAGTGAAGAAGGCCATTGGGGAAGAAATTGGTGATGCAAAGTTTTGCATAATCGTTGATGAAGCTCATGATGAGTCTATGAAAGAGCAAATGGCTGTGGTTTTTAGATATGTTGATACAGAAAGTTTTGTGAAAGAATGTTTTTTTGGGCTTATACATGTTGTTGACACTGCAGCTTTGACTCTAAAGAAGAGGACATATTCTTTGTTATCTCAACATTGCTTAGATATAGAAAATATTCGAGGACAAGGATACAATAGAGCAAGCAACATGCGAGGTATGTGGAATGGATTAcaagctttgattttgaatgattGCCCATATGCTTACTACATCCATTGTTTTGCACATCGCTTACAATTGGCATTAGTAAAAGCATCAAAACAAGTTTTTCCCATTAGTgggttttttcttaaattgctTTTCTAATCAAAATTGTTAATGCTTCATGCAAGCATAATGAGCAATTGAAAGTTGTCAATGCTAATGAAATAGCACATTAGATTGATCTTAAAGAGCTTGAGACTGGAAATGGACTTAATTAAATTGGCACTTTACAACGACTTGTAGAAACACGTTGAAGTTCACATTTTAGATCAGTTTCTAGCTTATTAAGGATGTTTACTTCAACTGTTGAAGTTTTACTAAATATAATTGATGTAGAACATTGGGCAGAAGCAGAGTCAGCTTATGATGGTTTAACTTCATTTGAATTTGTCTTCATCTTGCATCTTGAGAAGGAAACTATGGAGATCACTCATAAACTTTGGCAAGCTTTGCAAAGCCAATCTCAAGACATTTTAAATTCCATGCATTTAGTTTCATCTACAAAAGCACTTATCCAAAAATTTAGAGATGATGGATGGGATGGCTTACTCACCACTGTGATATCATTTTGTGAGAAGCATTGCATTGATGTCCTAGATATGAACGCTAGTTATGTTGTGAGGCGAGGTTGAGCTCGTAATTAGCAAGATGACGTTACAATTGAGCATCATTATCGAGTAAATATTT
This genomic stretch from Castanea sativa cultivar Marrone di Chiusa Pesio chromosome 1, ASM4071231v1 harbors:
- the LOC142631114 gene encoding uncharacterized protein LOC142631114 is translated as MCKDLMNQWQHLQRVDDHFTTKKIANNQLQLKASVFIVLYLTFQAVAFRGQDESFRSLNRGNFLESLGIVTFWNEKVAEIIEKAPKNATYTSPRIQKETLHVFSTKVKKAIGEEIGDAKFCIIVDEAHDESMKEQMAVVFRYVDTESFVKECFFGLIHVVDTAALTLKKRTYSLLSQHCLDIENIRGQGYNRASNMREHWAEAESAYDGLTSFEFVFILHLEKETMEITHKLWQALQSQSQDILNSMHLVSSTKALIQKFRDDGWDGLLTTVISFCEKHCIDVLDMNASYVVRRG